One segment of Synechococcus sp. MU1617 DNA contains the following:
- the purL gene encoding phosphoribosylformylglycinamidine synthase subunit PurL, with protein MVSSPAYDIAAALKQEGLKPSDWDEICRRLGREPNRAELGMFGVMWSEHCCYRNSRPLLSGFPTEGPRILVGPGENAGVVDLGGGHRLAFKIESHNHPSAVEPFQGAATGVGGILRDIFTMGARPIALLNALRFGPLEDPANVGLMEGVVAGIAHYGNCVGVPTVGGEVAFDPSYSGNPLVNAMALGLMETEEIVKSGAIGVGNPVVYVGSTTGRDGMGGASFASAELSADSLDDRPAVQVGDPFLEKGLIEACLEAFASGDVVAAQDMGAAGLTCSCSEMAAKGGLGVELDLDRVPAREAGMTAYEFLLSESQERMLFVVKAGREDALMQRFRRWGLQAAVVGKVLQEPIVRVLHHGAVAAEVPATALADDTPIEKHALLQEPPADLQALWSWTEQELPELSDAAAALLQLLDDPTIASKQWVHRQYDQQVLANTVVSSGAADAAVVRLRPQQGDGSMAASNRGVAATVDCPNRWVALDPERGAQAAVAEAARNLSCVGAEPLAVTDNLNFPSPETPKGFWQLAMACRGISDACRALNTPVTGGNVSLYNETKQDDGTMQPIHPTPVIGMVGCVDDISRVTGLAWQQPGDAIFLIGVPPEDGANPSLGLAGSAYQQQTLGSLAGRPPKPDLAVESAVGRLVREAIAQGLLASAHDCSDGGLAVALAESCIASDLGINVTLSTGSARLERVLFAEGGSRVIVSVNAACLPAWEQLIGSKPALCVTPLGSVTAEARLVIRSESSVQLDLEVQRCAAVFRDALPRRMHSE; from the coding sequence GTGGTTTCCTCCCCTGCGTACGACATAGCTGCAGCCCTGAAGCAGGAAGGGCTCAAGCCCAGTGACTGGGATGAGATTTGTCGGCGGCTTGGTCGCGAGCCGAATCGAGCTGAGCTGGGCATGTTCGGTGTGATGTGGTCCGAACACTGCTGTTATCGCAATTCCCGGCCCTTGCTGAGTGGCTTCCCCACTGAGGGACCACGCATCCTGGTGGGCCCCGGTGAAAACGCCGGCGTGGTCGATCTCGGAGGGGGGCACCGGTTGGCTTTCAAGATCGAAAGCCACAACCACCCCTCCGCCGTCGAACCCTTTCAGGGGGCCGCAACAGGGGTGGGCGGCATCCTGCGTGACATCTTCACGATGGGGGCCCGTCCGATTGCGCTGCTGAACGCCCTGCGCTTCGGTCCCCTTGAGGATCCCGCCAACGTTGGCCTAATGGAAGGCGTTGTGGCCGGCATTGCCCATTACGGCAACTGCGTTGGGGTGCCGACGGTGGGCGGCGAGGTGGCCTTTGATCCCTCCTATTCCGGCAATCCGCTTGTGAATGCCATGGCTCTCGGGTTGATGGAGACCGAGGAGATCGTCAAATCCGGCGCGATCGGCGTCGGCAATCCCGTGGTGTATGTGGGCAGCACCACCGGTCGGGATGGCATGGGGGGAGCCAGCTTTGCCAGCGCTGAGCTCAGTGCTGATTCCCTGGATGATCGCCCCGCAGTTCAGGTGGGGGATCCGTTTCTGGAGAAAGGGCTGATCGAAGCCTGTCTTGAGGCCTTCGCCAGTGGTGATGTGGTGGCAGCGCAGGACATGGGCGCCGCTGGTCTGACCTGCAGCTGTTCGGAGATGGCCGCCAAAGGGGGCCTCGGGGTGGAACTGGATCTAGATCGTGTTCCGGCCCGAGAAGCCGGGATGACGGCTTACGAGTTCCTGTTGTCGGAGTCCCAGGAACGGATGTTGTTCGTGGTGAAGGCTGGCCGGGAGGACGCATTGATGCAGCGTTTCCGTCGCTGGGGATTGCAGGCGGCGGTTGTGGGCAAGGTGCTCCAAGAACCGATTGTGCGGGTGTTGCATCACGGTGCCGTTGCCGCTGAGGTGCCGGCCACGGCTCTTGCCGATGACACCCCGATCGAAAAACATGCTCTGTTGCAGGAGCCCCCGGCAGACCTTCAGGCTCTTTGGAGCTGGACCGAGCAGGAACTTCCGGAGCTGAGCGATGCCGCCGCAGCCCTGCTTCAGCTTCTGGATGACCCCACCATTGCGAGCAAGCAGTGGGTTCACCGTCAGTACGACCAGCAGGTGCTGGCCAACACGGTGGTCTCATCCGGTGCCGCTGATGCTGCTGTGGTGCGTCTGAGACCCCAGCAAGGCGATGGATCCATGGCCGCATCCAATCGTGGTGTTGCCGCCACAGTGGATTGTCCCAACCGTTGGGTTGCCCTGGATCCCGAACGCGGCGCTCAGGCGGCCGTCGCAGAAGCGGCACGCAACCTGAGTTGTGTGGGGGCGGAGCCTCTGGCGGTGACCGACAACCTCAATTTCCCGTCACCGGAAACACCCAAGGGCTTCTGGCAGCTCGCTATGGCCTGTCGGGGGATCTCTGATGCCTGCCGCGCCCTCAACACACCCGTGACTGGCGGCAATGTCTCGCTCTACAACGAGACCAAACAGGATGACGGCACCATGCAACCGATCCACCCCACGCCGGTGATCGGCATGGTTGGTTGTGTGGATGACATCAGCCGTGTGACTGGCTTGGCCTGGCAACAGCCCGGCGATGCGATCTTCCTTATCGGTGTTCCTCCGGAGGATGGTGCCAACCCCAGCCTTGGTTTGGCGGGCAGTGCCTATCAACAACAGACCCTTGGCTCCTTGGCCGGACGACCGCCCAAGCCCGATCTTGCCGTCGAATCAGCGGTGGGGCGTCTGGTACGTGAAGCGATTGCTCAGGGTCTGTTGGCCTCCGCCCATGACTGCAGTGATGGCGGATTGGCGGTGGCGTTGGCTGAATCCTGCATTGCCTCTGACCTCGGCATCAACGTGACGCTTTCCACAGGATCGGCGCGTCTGGAGCGGGTCCTGTTCGCTGAAGGCGGCAGTCGGGTGATTGTGTCGGTGAATGCAGCCTGCCTCCCTGCTTGGGAACAGTTGATTGGATCCAAGCCAGCGCTCTGCGTTACCCCGCTGGGCAGTGTCACCGCGGAGGCTCGATTGGTGATCCGATCCGAGTCTTCTGTTCAGCTCGATCTTGAGGTGCAACGCTGTGCTGCTGTTTTCCGTGATGCGTTGCCCCGACGGATGCATTCGGAGTGA
- the purF gene encoding amidophosphoribosyltransferase: MCGIIGMFCVDSVNQQIYDNLLLLQHRGQDSAGIVTMDNHTFHVHKQRGRVREAFRTRDMRKLLGNAGIGHVRYATRGAAASEEEVQPFYVNAPYGITFVHNGNLTNTHQLEQDLFKIDRRHTNSSSDTEMLVNVLATEIQSQLTGGDLTPDQLFNAVASLHHRVQGSYASIALIAGHGMLAFRDPYGIRPLILGRRFSEQGREEWIVASESLVIENSGYEIVRDVDPGEAVFIDVDLNLHQRQCAESPRLIPCAFEYVYLARPDSVMNGISVYESRLRMGDRLAQTIAATLPAGDIDVVMPIPDSARPSAMQVAKQLGLEYREGFYKNRYVGRTFIMPGQAERKKSVRQKLNALGTEFAGKNVLIVDDSIVRGTTSREIVQMARSAGANKVTFTSAAPPVRYPNVYGINMPTRAELLAHGRTSDEISDILGADHVVYQTVENLLESIVEKTEIKDLEMSCFDGHYVTGGIDEDYFQWLEQNCSS, translated from the coding sequence ATGTGCGGCATTATCGGAATGTTCTGTGTTGATTCAGTCAACCAACAGATCTACGACAATCTGCTTCTGCTTCAGCACCGTGGTCAGGACTCGGCAGGGATTGTCACGATGGACAATCACACCTTCCATGTACACAAACAAAGGGGACGTGTGCGTGAAGCCTTTCGCACTCGAGATATGCGAAAGCTGTTGGGTAATGCCGGGATCGGTCACGTTCGCTATGCCACCCGTGGCGCTGCTGCGTCAGAAGAGGAAGTTCAGCCGTTCTATGTGAATGCCCCCTATGGCATCACTTTTGTTCATAACGGCAATCTCACCAACACCCATCAGCTTGAGCAGGATCTGTTCAAGATTGATCGTCGTCACACCAATTCGAGTAGCGATACGGAGATGCTGGTCAATGTGTTGGCCACGGAGATTCAATCTCAACTCACAGGCGGTGATTTGACACCGGATCAGTTGTTTAATGCGGTGGCGTCATTGCATCACCGCGTTCAGGGCTCCTATGCATCGATCGCTTTGATCGCGGGCCATGGAATGCTGGCCTTCCGGGATCCCTATGGAATTCGCCCCCTGATTCTCGGCAGGCGATTCTCTGAACAGGGTCGTGAGGAGTGGATTGTCGCCAGTGAATCGTTGGTGATTGAAAACAGTGGCTACGAGATCGTTCGCGATGTTGACCCTGGCGAGGCGGTGTTCATTGACGTTGATTTGAACTTGCACCAGCGTCAGTGTGCCGAGTCTCCTCGGTTAATTCCCTGTGCTTTTGAGTACGTGTATTTGGCGCGGCCGGATTCCGTCATGAACGGAATTTCGGTTTATGAGTCGCGGCTGCGGATGGGTGATCGTTTGGCTCAAACTATTGCCGCAACGTTGCCGGCTGGTGATATCGATGTTGTGATGCCGATTCCTGATTCGGCAAGGCCTTCGGCGATGCAGGTGGCTAAGCAATTGGGGCTTGAGTATCGCGAAGGTTTTTATAAGAACCGCTATGTTGGCCGCACTTTCATCATGCCGGGTCAAGCTGAACGGAAGAAATCTGTGCGGCAGAAACTCAACGCTCTCGGCACTGAATTTGCCGGAAAGAATGTCTTGATTGTCGACGATTCGATTGTACGTGGTACAACGTCCCGCGAGATTGTTCAAATGGCACGCAGCGCTGGTGCCAACAAGGTGACGTTTACATCGGCTGCTCCTCCGGTTCGCTATCCCAATGTTTATGGGATCAACATGCCGACTCGGGCGGAACTTCTTGCCCACGGTCGAACAAGTGATGAGATTTCAGATATTCTTGGTGCTGATCATGTTGTTTATCAGACCGTTGAGAACTTGTTAGAAAGCATTGTTGAGAAAACTGAGATCAAGGATCTCGAGATGTCTTGTTTTGATGGCCATTATGTGACCGGTGGAATCGACGAAGATTATTTTCAATGGCTGGAGCAGAATTGCAGCTCCTGA
- a CDS encoding DNA topoisomerase (ATP-hydrolyzing) subunit A, which produces MAEERVQPIALHQEMQRSYLEYAMSVIVGRALPDARDGLKPVQRRILYAMQELGLTPDRPYRKCARVVGDVLGKYHPHGDQAVYDALVRLVQTFSSRHPLLDGHGNFGSVDDDPPAAMRYTETRLAPISHQAMLEEIGEDTVDFAPNFDGSQQEPTVLPAQLPFLLLNGCSGIAVGMATSIPPHNLGEVVDGLIALIHKPELSDDKLLELIPGPDFPTGGEVLISSGLRDTYLHGRGSIPMRGVAHTEEVQLGKGRHKRNAVVVTELPYQLSKAGWIEKLAESVNDGKIGGIADIRDESDREGMRVVVELRRDADPEKVLKDLQRRTALQSNFGAILLALVDGHPQQLSLRQLLQTFLDFRELTLIRRTSHALRKTEDRLEVVEGLITALNSLQAVIAMIQEANDAASARASLMVRLDLSERQADAVLAMPLRRLTGLEQESLRQELEELRAERQRLKLLLDNRDQLLEAMVTELKALKKRFSTPRRTRLVEGGDALIAERAASQRPNTELLRQQALAALPGDGRVLIQADGQVKIVSPQVLGRLHLNDPCPIGDAPSPARVILPIEPPPRLLAVSASGRIAQVRWEFAGQQPGPVERFLPTGLDGDTIVSLLSLPRQNIETLSLGLLSSDGRFKRLPLSEVVDLSGRATSVLKLKEGVELNSAVICRDQGTLMLMSDIGRLLRLRVTEEALPLMGRLAQGPMTMRLLPGEQIVGAICTEQTPLMLFSQRGLIARIDCSGLRYNQRGDLGSMAVQLDAESDRLVGISAGTGLIGVRTSKDRHGRLDPEDTNISNPGEKLTEQTSLQVGETIVEVINAIQPNP; this is translated from the coding sequence ATGGCTGAGGAGCGCGTTCAACCGATCGCCCTGCATCAGGAGATGCAGCGCTCCTACCTCGAATACGCGATGAGCGTGATCGTGGGTCGGGCGTTGCCCGATGCCCGCGATGGTCTCAAGCCTGTACAGCGACGCATCCTCTACGCGATGCAGGAACTGGGTCTTACCCCAGACCGTCCCTACCGCAAGTGCGCGAGGGTCGTCGGTGACGTGCTGGGCAAGTACCACCCTCACGGTGATCAAGCGGTCTATGACGCCCTAGTGCGGCTTGTTCAGACCTTCTCCAGCCGTCATCCCCTGCTCGACGGCCACGGCAATTTCGGCTCAGTGGACGACGACCCACCGGCGGCGATGCGGTACACCGAAACCCGCCTGGCGCCGATCTCCCATCAGGCAATGCTTGAGGAGATCGGTGAAGACACCGTTGATTTTGCGCCGAACTTCGATGGATCCCAACAGGAACCCACCGTTCTTCCGGCCCAGCTTCCCTTCCTGCTGCTGAACGGTTGCTCCGGTATCGCCGTCGGCATGGCCACCAGCATCCCCCCGCACAATCTGGGAGAGGTGGTGGATGGCCTGATCGCCCTGATCCACAAGCCGGAGCTGAGTGACGACAAACTTCTGGAACTGATCCCAGGGCCCGACTTCCCCACAGGTGGTGAGGTGCTGATCAGCTCAGGCCTACGAGACACCTATCTGCACGGCCGCGGCAGCATCCCGATGCGCGGCGTCGCCCACACCGAAGAAGTGCAACTCGGCAAGGGGCGCCATAAACGCAATGCCGTTGTGGTCACGGAACTGCCCTACCAGCTCAGCAAGGCCGGCTGGATTGAAAAACTGGCGGAATCCGTCAACGACGGCAAGATCGGCGGAATCGCCGACATCCGGGACGAAAGCGACCGCGAAGGCATGCGCGTGGTGGTGGAGCTGCGCCGCGATGCGGATCCGGAGAAGGTGCTGAAGGATCTGCAGCGTCGAACGGCGCTGCAGAGCAACTTTGGAGCGATCCTGCTGGCCCTTGTGGATGGACACCCCCAGCAGCTGTCTCTGCGCCAACTGCTCCAGACCTTCCTCGATTTCAGGGAACTGACCCTGATCCGGCGCACCAGTCATGCCCTGCGCAAGACCGAAGACCGGCTTGAGGTGGTGGAAGGACTGATCACAGCCCTGAACAGTCTTCAGGCCGTGATCGCCATGATTCAGGAGGCGAATGACGCCGCCTCAGCCCGCGCCAGCCTGATGGTGCGCCTCGACCTCAGCGAACGGCAGGCGGATGCGGTGTTGGCCATGCCCCTGAGGCGTCTGACCGGACTCGAACAGGAAAGCCTGCGCCAGGAGCTTGAGGAGCTTCGGGCGGAACGTCAACGGCTCAAGTTGCTCTTGGACAACCGGGATCAGCTGCTGGAGGCGATGGTGACAGAGCTCAAAGCATTGAAAAAACGCTTCAGCACCCCGCGTCGAACCCGCCTGGTGGAGGGCGGTGATGCCCTGATAGCCGAACGGGCAGCCAGCCAACGACCGAACACAGAACTGCTGCGTCAGCAGGCCCTGGCCGCATTGCCCGGAGATGGTCGAGTTCTGATCCAGGCCGATGGACAAGTGAAAATCGTCAGCCCTCAGGTGCTGGGCCGGCTGCACCTCAATGATCCTTGCCCCATTGGTGATGCACCATCTCCAGCGCGCGTGATCTTGCCAATCGAACCACCACCACGGCTGCTGGCCGTGAGTGCGAGCGGACGCATTGCCCAAGTGCGCTGGGAGTTTGCAGGACAACAGCCGGGCCCAGTGGAGCGTTTCCTTCCCACCGGACTCGACGGAGACACGATCGTTTCGCTGCTGTCATTGCCCAGACAAAACATCGAGACCTTAAGTCTGGGCTTGCTCAGCAGCGATGGTCGTTTCAAGCGACTTCCCCTCAGCGAAGTGGTGGACCTATCCGGTCGGGCCACCAGCGTTCTCAAATTGAAAGAGGGCGTCGAGCTCAATAGTGCAGTGATCTGTCGCGACCAAGGAACACTGATGCTGATGAGCGACATTGGTCGCCTGCTGCGACTGCGAGTCACTGAGGAAGCGCTCCCTTTGATGGGTCGATTGGCGCAGGGACCCATGACCATGCGATTGCTGCCCGGGGAACAAATCGTCGGAGCCATCTGCACGGAACAAACACCACTAATGCTGTTCAGCCAAAGGGGATTGATCGCACGAATCGACTGTTCAGGCCTGCGCTACAACCAACGGGGCGATCTCGGCAGCATGGCCGTGCAGCTTGATGCGGAATCTGATCGCTTAGTCGGTATCAGCGCTGGAACAGGACTGATCGGTGTGCGCACCAGCAAAGACCGTCACGGACGCTTGGATCCGGAAGACACCAACATCTCAAACCCCGGAGAAAAACTGACGGAACAAACGTCTCTTCAGGTCGGAGAAACCATCGTTGAAGTGATTAACGCCATTCAACCGAATCCCTAA
- a CDS encoding tetratricopeptide repeat protein, with protein sequence MLRRIGFRQTLAAALVVLGSWFGAPAANALIPYVYLPTEEELKGSSIGIGRTAAQLLQLGQAKDAARLAALAVRLNPNDERFWSILAEAQLRNNNLKDASRSLARAKQLNPEKAGLWFAEAAIALRAERPNDAVPLITRGLQLDPNNASAYFDLGNARIMQGVLPLALKSFEKATALKPEFWEALNNQALVLFEMGQRQEAVRRWRRVLKLEPNAEPMLALAAALHQQGEQTEAIQLASTALAQNPNYVLPLHQAEQLWGVRIREATAQLLSETELTNIVERAQANATWKKSQ encoded by the coding sequence GTGCTGCGTCGAATTGGCTTCCGTCAAACGCTGGCGGCTGCACTGGTCGTTCTGGGGAGTTGGTTCGGCGCCCCAGCAGCCAACGCCCTGATCCCCTACGTCTACCTACCCACCGAGGAGGAGCTCAAGGGCTCATCGATCGGCATCGGACGGACTGCTGCCCAGCTGCTGCAGCTGGGGCAAGCCAAGGACGCGGCACGACTCGCGGCTCTGGCGGTGCGGCTCAACCCAAATGACGAACGGTTCTGGTCGATCCTGGCGGAGGCTCAACTCCGCAACAACAACCTCAAGGACGCAAGCCGGTCTTTGGCCCGCGCCAAGCAGCTGAATCCTGAAAAAGCCGGCCTGTGGTTCGCCGAAGCAGCGATCGCCCTTCGGGCAGAGCGACCGAACGATGCCGTTCCCTTAATTACCCGCGGACTCCAATTGGATCCGAACAACGCTTCGGCCTATTTCGACCTTGGCAACGCCAGAATCATGCAGGGCGTACTCCCTCTGGCCCTGAAGTCGTTCGAAAAAGCCACCGCTCTAAAACCGGAGTTCTGGGAAGCCCTGAACAACCAAGCCCTAGTGCTTTTTGAGATGGGCCAGCGTCAGGAAGCCGTGCGGCGTTGGCGCCGGGTGTTGAAGCTGGAGCCCAACGCGGAACCGATGCTGGCTCTGGCCGCAGCGCTGCATCAACAGGGTGAGCAGACCGAGGCAATTCAGCTGGCTTCCACAGCGTTGGCCCAGAACCCCAACTACGTCTTGCCCCTGCATCAAGCCGAACAGCTTTGGGGGGTGCGCATCCGTGAGGCGACGGCACAATTGCTGAGCGAGACGGAGCTCACCAACATCGTGGAACGGGCTCAAGCCAACGCAACGTGGAAGAAAAGCCAGTGA
- the queG gene encoding tRNA epoxyqueuosine(34) reductase QueG, whose protein sequence is MQGHVTDQQTLLSQALKRRAAEEGFSPVGIARIPGSPRLQLRTQALQRWLDHGDQADMAWMAAPRRRDPRLLLDGANSVLAVGLNYYVDAQPSPGSLKVARYGWGRDYHRVVDQRLRRIGRWLSEQRPDCGWRACVDATPLLDKAWAEEAGLGWIGKHSNLIHPERGSWMVIGHLLTTEPLDADTPARSLCGRCSACIDACPTDAIHEPFVVDARRCLAFHTIENREDDLPENIRAALGPWVAGCDICQDVCPWNHRSLPQSSDPEMQPRPWLLNLHKEQIQTWDDSVWDQNLRGSALRRIKPWMWRRNAAAAQPDPTPTL, encoded by the coding sequence ATGCAAGGGCATGTCACCGATCAACAAACGCTGTTGAGTCAGGCTCTGAAGCGTCGCGCTGCTGAGGAAGGCTTCAGTCCCGTTGGCATTGCCAGGATTCCGGGAAGTCCACGGCTGCAGCTGCGCACTCAAGCCCTGCAGCGCTGGTTGGACCATGGCGATCAAGCCGACATGGCTTGGATGGCGGCCCCACGACGGCGAGACCCCAGGCTTCTGTTGGACGGAGCCAATAGCGTGCTCGCCGTTGGCCTCAACTATTACGTCGACGCCCAACCCTCGCCCGGCTCCCTCAAGGTCGCCCGCTACGGCTGGGGACGGGACTATCACCGGGTTGTGGATCAACGGCTGCGACGGATCGGCCGCTGGCTTTCGGAACAACGGCCAGACTGCGGCTGGCGCGCCTGTGTTGACGCAACACCGCTGCTGGATAAGGCCTGGGCTGAGGAAGCCGGTCTTGGCTGGATCGGCAAGCACAGCAATCTGATTCACCCCGAAAGGGGCTCGTGGATGGTGATCGGCCATCTGCTGACCACAGAGCCTTTGGACGCCGACACACCAGCCCGCAGCCTCTGTGGACGCTGCAGCGCCTGCATCGATGCCTGCCCCACGGATGCGATTCACGAACCATTTGTGGTGGATGCAAGGCGATGCTTGGCCTTTCACACGATCGAAAATCGTGAGGACGACCTACCGGAGAACATTCGCGCCGCCCTTGGACCATGGGTGGCCGGGTGCGACATCTGCCAGGACGTCTGCCCCTGGAATCATCGAAGCTTGCCCCAGAGCAGCGATCCCGAAATGCAGCCACGCCCATGGCTGCTCAATCTGCACAAGGAGCAGATCCAGACCTGGGATGACAGCGTCTGGGACCAAAACCTGCGGGGGTCGGCGTTGCGACGGATCAAACCCTGGATGTGGCGACGCAACGCCGCTGCAGCACAACCGGATCCCACACCTACGCTTTAG
- a CDS encoding HpsJ family protein: MTGTETGRLAPLLRWLGLTLVVILVLQMLAVLVGVDWSEDAPRPQVTGPLVALAPLGFAGLLICLIGSRLDHPQQQRSPLRLLIAVLSGLLALGMVVAVPMSLDGGAGDVARQRNLEQGREALKDARAFRADAAQVTSLGEQLAQAGQLAADATEDDKLRAAEKMVDDQITQMEAQLKTVEVGQARESQQRFIGGTITAVVLAIAFVLLAFTALL, encoded by the coding sequence GTGACCGGGACTGAGACAGGACGTCTTGCACCTTTGCTGCGCTGGCTGGGCTTGACCCTCGTGGTGATTCTCGTCCTGCAGATGCTGGCTGTTCTTGTTGGCGTCGACTGGAGTGAGGATGCTCCTCGCCCGCAGGTCACCGGTCCGCTGGTGGCTTTGGCTCCCCTTGGGTTTGCCGGTTTGTTGATCTGCCTGATTGGATCAAGGCTGGATCACCCTCAGCAGCAGCGCAGTCCTTTGCGCCTTCTGATCGCCGTCCTTTCAGGACTGTTGGCCCTCGGCATGGTGGTTGCCGTGCCGATGTCCCTGGATGGGGGTGCGGGTGACGTTGCCCGCCAGCGCAATCTGGAACAGGGTCGCGAAGCGTTGAAGGATGCCCGAGCCTTCCGCGCCGATGCAGCGCAGGTCACCTCCTTGGGTGAGCAGCTGGCCCAGGCCGGTCAACTCGCTGCCGATGCCACCGAGGACGACAAGCTGCGGGCGGCCGAAAAGATGGTGGACGATCAGATCACCCAGATGGAGGCCCAACTCAAGACAGTTGAGGTTGGCCAGGCCCGTGAATCCCAGCAGCGGTTCATCGGTGGAACCATCACTGCTGTGGTTCTTGCGATTGCGTTTGTGCTCCTCGCGTTCACGGCACTGCTCTGA
- a CDS encoding DUF502 domain-containing protein, which produces MVQSNPRPDLPLSARLRQDLKNDLIAGLLVVIPLATTIWLSTIVSRFVLAFLTSIPKQFNPFITLNPLLQDLINLALGLTVPLMGILLIGLMARNIVGRWLLEFGEGTLSRIPLAGSVYKTLKQLLETFFRDNSTRFRRVVLVEYPREGLFSVGFVTGEVGPSLQSDLKEPLLSVFIPTAPNPTTGWYTLVPEGSVRDLEISVEEAFRTIISAGIVNPDDREAPVNRSFSSLMAQLRASASPSS; this is translated from the coding sequence TTGGTCCAGTCCAATCCCAGACCTGATCTGCCGCTGTCCGCAAGGCTTCGGCAGGATCTAAAGAACGACCTGATTGCAGGCTTGCTGGTGGTGATTCCACTGGCAACAACGATTTGGCTGTCAACGATTGTCAGTCGGTTTGTTCTGGCGTTCCTGACCTCGATACCAAAGCAGTTCAATCCGTTCATCACCCTGAATCCACTGCTTCAGGATCTGATCAACCTGGCTCTCGGTCTCACGGTGCCTCTGATGGGCATCCTTCTGATCGGCTTGATGGCTCGAAACATTGTCGGTCGCTGGCTGTTGGAGTTTGGGGAAGGCACCTTGAGCCGGATCCCCCTGGCTGGATCGGTCTACAAGACCTTGAAGCAGCTGCTGGAGACCTTTTTCCGCGATAACTCCACCCGGTTCCGTCGTGTTGTTCTCGTTGAGTACCCCCGGGAGGGATTGTTCAGCGTTGGGTTTGTGACCGGGGAAGTGGGTCCTTCACTTCAATCTGATTTGAAGGAGCCTCTGTTGAGTGTGTTCATTCCCACCGCTCCGAATCCCACCACCGGTTGGTACACCCTTGTTCCAGAGGGGTCCGTCCGAGATCTTGAGATCAGCGTTGAAGAAGCTTTCCGAACAATCATTTCGGCCGGCATCGTCAACCCCGATGATCGTGAAGCCCCTGTGAATCGGAGTTTTTCCAGCCTCATGGCCCAGTTACGGGCTTCTGCATCTCCTTCCAGCTGA
- the nusB gene encoding transcription antitermination factor NusB yields MATRSLTRELALLVLGQVPEQKSASVADLALDSILDQALDTLTQHWRESLDSSAAELDQAQQSLLDSELQQGETGTHDTVRTHLRASLSSAEQVLNGLSASLELSRLLLLGDQEQIRRGAMERVQKVLTQREGIDKRLDQVMEGWRLTRLPRIDRDILRLAVVDLESLRTPAPVAFNEAVELANRYSDEQGRRMINGVLRRFHDAQSKASA; encoded by the coding sequence ATGGCGACACGATCCCTTACACGCGAGCTGGCCTTGCTGGTGCTTGGTCAGGTGCCGGAACAGAAGTCAGCCTCAGTCGCTGACCTGGCCCTTGATTCGATCCTGGACCAGGCCCTCGACACCCTCACCCAGCACTGGCGTGAGTCGCTTGATTCCAGTGCTGCAGAGCTCGATCAGGCGCAGCAGTCCCTGCTGGACAGTGAGTTGCAGCAGGGCGAAACCGGAACCCATGACACCGTCCGCACCCATCTGCGCGCATCGTTGAGTTCCGCTGAACAGGTGCTGAATGGATTGTCCGCCAGTCTTGAGTTGTCTCGGCTCTTGTTGCTTGGGGATCAGGAGCAGATTCGCCGCGGTGCCATGGAGCGGGTTCAGAAGGTGCTCACCCAGCGCGAGGGCATTGACAAACGTCTGGATCAGGTGATGGAGGGCTGGAGGCTGACCCGACTTCCACGGATCGATCGCGACATTCTCCGGTTGGCTGTCGTTGACCTGGAAAGCCTGCGCACTCCGGCTCCAGTGGCGTTCAACGAGGCGGTTGAGCTGGCCAACCGTTACAGCGATGAGCAGGGGCGCCGGATGATCAATGGCGTGTTGCGCCGCTTCCATGACGCTCAATCGAAAGCATCGGCCTGA